The window AGATAGACTTTTGCATTGTCTTGTAatgtgtattattgtattacaaAATGATGGTAATTGAATTCTAATACTTTCTATACAATACTTTAAGTGATTTAGCCCATTTTGCATACTCAGCATTGCATTTGTTTCATACTGGCGTGTCTCACTTCTCATGTGTGTATGTCTGTTTTGTGTAGCTGACAAGTGGTACAAGCATCACCTGTCCTACCAGATCGTGAACTGGCCCCGCCACTTGTCTCTGGGCTCAGTGCGACTGGCAGTGAGCGCCGCTTTCCAGCTGTGGAGCAACGTGTCAGGCCTGGCCTTCCGGGAGGCCCCTGAAGGGCCCGCAGACATCCGCCTGGCCTTTTACGAGGGGGACCACAACGACGGTGCCGGCAACGCCTTTGACGGGCCAGGTCTGGCACTAAGTGATTTTCCCCATGATTGTTGCCAAGGGTAGATATTAGGACCTCCGCCATGGGCCAAACTGCCCGCTCTCGCCTCTTAATTTACTATGATCTTATTCCATGTTGTTCACTTGCTGTACACTGAGAAGTGGAAGGGGCGAAAATGTGGTCTTGCATCGTTTCAGGGGGAACTCTGGCTCACGCCTTCCTGCCCCGCCGAGGAGAAGCCCACTTTGACAAGGCCGAGAGGTGGACCCTAATCGGACATAAGGGCCACAATCTGTTCATGGTGATGGCCCACGAGATTGGACACACTCTGGGTCTGGAGCACTCGCCCGTGCGTCACGCTCTCATGTCGCCGTACTACAGGAAGCTGGGTCGCAGTCTGGTCATGAGCTGGGACGACATCCTGGCCGTGCAGCAGCTGTACGGTGAGAGGATGTTTCGCAATTTCGGTGCAAACTTCGGTGCCTAAACGCATCGAGTTGATTTTCACTTTCTAGTAGTACAAGTAAAGTGCCCGCTGTCACATGTGGTGCAGCTACTTCCATGTTAACGTAAGTTGACAAAGGATGAGAAAAACAGCTGACACAAGTGCAGCAGTGGACATTTTACAGCTGCTTCCAGCTATGTGTTGTGTATGAGTGTCTCTGTACgcatgtgtgagagtgtgtatGCGTGCGCTTGAAGACTAATGAGGCACAGATGTGAGGCGACgagaaaaccaaaacacaaaagcaaatcaacaacagtgtTCTGGAGGcccccagtcaaagtcctgacctcaacccgattgagatactgtggcatgacctcaagagaacTATTCTCACCAGACATCCCAGAAATCTTGTTGCAATGGATCAGTTTTTGTCCAAAATTCCTCCTGTTTATTGTGcgcgtctgatctgcaactacaggaaacgtttgctAGAGCTTATTGCTGCCAGAGCACTTTtgaccagttattaaatccaagggttcacttttttcctccctctcgtgaaagtgaaagtgaaatctGTCTAGCTAATCTAGctagtctgtctgtctatcaaattatttgtgtggtattagtttcaGCAGACTCTGtctattcttgtgatttagatgaagctcattttatgaaaaatgtatGCAGAAATTCCAAAGGATTCACAAATGTTCCTCTCAATTTATGGAAATGACATACTCAATTCAGCGacacttgtactgtatgtactgtactaaTATGATGCCACACAGATTTTGTTTGGGCCCACACACATGCATGATTCTCAGCATCCTTGCATTTTTTTGCCTGCTTTTGGTGCCTTTTTGTCAAATTTTGTTCACCTTGTGTTTCAGGTAAGCCGGCAGGTGATCGGCTTGTGCGTCTGCCGGGTGAGGTGTTGCACGCCGTGCTGCAGGAGTGGGAGTTCATGGATGTCCACAACGGGCACGAGGGCGGCCTGCCTCTCTACTGCCAGTCTGGCGTGTTTGACGCCATAACTCTCGGTGAGTCATGACTGGGAATGAGACAACATGGTCATTTTTTTGCTTCCACAATGATTTGAGTGGGAAAATTCACAAAGAGGACATCGTCTTCAATAAGGTGGTCTTATTTTAAATAGTAGTGCCACTGCGCTCTCTGCTGGGGACTTTGTGGTGACACCATTTTGAATCACACAGGCCTTAACATAGTTTTGGAAAATACGAAATCGCATACAAGATGACGTGCAGTTATCACTGTGCTTTACTGTTTTTCACTGGATTCTTTTATATTGACGACTCAGAAGTGTTGTTAATACAGATATTGAATGTTATTCTTATTTTACAACTGTGTTAGTAATAGACTACCGTCAGAgacataattcaggattacACAACCACTACTAAAACACTGTCATGAAACATGAGTCATTTGTACTTCTCTGACAATGTCAGTGAAATGagcattattagtatttttggTGATTTAATTTATCTGTTCAGGGTCACTTGAGGCAGCTGCCTTTTCCAGTTGGTTTCCTAAGTGTTGCACACAAGCTGTTACTGTTTTGAGTCTAGACCCGAACGGGACCGTGCTGGTGTTCCGAGGCAGCGTGTACTGGAGCGTGTCGGCTGAGGGGAGCGTGAGCAGCCCGCATCCTCTTCGCCAGCGTTGGGCTGACCTCCCGGCGGCCATCGAGGCCGCTGCCTTCTCACCGCTGAACGCAAAGTGGTACTTCTTTAGaggtaatccccccccccccccccccccagtgatACAAATTACAGATTTCTGCAACAAGTAGATACATTCTCTTGTGTCTGTTAATGGATGAAGtgcttgtttctatgtttcCCTCAGGGAAGCGCATATGGCGCTACACGGAACAAGTGCTTGACACCGGCTTCCCCCGTCAGAGCACTGATGTGGGCCTACCTCGCCACCCGGACTGCGCCTTCTTCTACGCCCCTTTGGGACAAATGGTACTGCTCAAGGGGTCTCGCTACTTCGTCCTCAACTTGCAAACCTTTAGCAGAGAGCCTTACTACCCCCGCAAGCTGAAAGACTGGACTGGTGTGCCACAGGGTACCAACGGGGCGCTGAGCCGGCCTGACGGGCGCCTCTACCTTTTCAGGGAGCGCCACTTCTGGAGGTTTGACCCGGTAAAAGTGCGGGTCACTAGAGTGGGCCAGTGGTCCAAAGAGCTGAGTTGGACTGGTTGTAGTGAAGCTCCTCGAAGCAATGACATCCTTTGACCAGTAGAGGGAGCTGCTTTATCTTTTGCAGGGGCACGAGAAGGGACGCTCAGTTACCACTGtactgtttttccatttgatagttttatatttatagcctaaaagtgttttttatagcattatttactgtaaatatgactTTAATACTGTATTAGCGTACTTTAGTGATAGACTAGGAACACAACTCTGTCGTGAATCGAGGCCCCCCAGCACATAAAGACTTCAGGATAAAACCCAACCTTGGTTTACACTTTATAAATGCAATACGTTTATTCccctcaattttttttctttttttggtgagAACCAACCCCCAAAGCGCTAAGTAGCAGTTTATCCCCagttattcaatattttttggtgtttaaaaaaaaaacattgtttttcaatGCATCGGctaggggaggggggggtttATGTGTCTAATGTAAAAAGCCAGTTAATATTACTCTATAAGGATGTGCAATTGTAGCCATGTTTGAACAACAGTGTTGACTGGGAATTTAAGTGAACATACGAATTGCTACAATATCACATCACTCATTAGTATTTGAAAGCTTTTAATTTGATGAGCATGTCTAACACTAGATTGTTGATGTTGAAGAATTTGACACGGCTGAGCAAATCTAAACGTCAACAGCCGGGTGGACCACAACATCGATCAGGTCTGGTTTTGAAGGCCGAGAAGTAGCACTTTGAAAAACACTGGATAGGAGTTGTCAGGACAATTTTTGCGCAACCACTTtgtcataacaaataaataaaaagtgttttttggaacaatacagtatatcatacaCCCAGAAAGTTGGTCACCAGGTGCAATTTCCCCCCCACACAATTTACAGTTCACATCTTGTAAACATACAAATAATACCATTTATTAGGTGTAAGAACAAATACTGGAGGAAAGGATTTTTTTGGTGGGCCAAATATTGATGCTATTCATCATACTTTCAGACACAGCTTCCatcttaagacttttttttttttttgataaagaGTTAAGAAAATACTTCATAGTCACAGAATAACACATTCAAACGCATCATTAGTTCGATCTACCTAGAGACACAAAACACTTGAACATGTAAATCtgtccgcttatcctcacgagggtcgcggcctgcaggtgagctggagcctatcccagctgacttcaaggaagaaaaagtgtacaccctggactggttgccgcatacagtacaaacaaacacacattcacccaatattattgtaataaaaCTGTACACAATGTGTACTGCACTCTGGAATCTTGGACTATTATTTACACTCGTTTCTGTGGCATTTTCTGGTCTCAGTCAAACCGACGTTATGAAATACTTGAAAGTGGCACATTACGCACAGCGAGACTTTTGTGTGGTTCAGGTCATGTTTTTGTTAAGTTGTTCTCCGGCGTCCTCAGATGAAGAACTCATCGGCCGGCTCCCCGACATTTACGCGTGATGACAGCGGCTTGGAAAAACGCTCCATGGCGGTGCCGCCAGCCTCGCCGTAGCGGGAATCGGGCACAGTCAGGGTGCGTCCTGGTGTCGTCGGAGCGAGCCAAGGAAAGACTGGAGGGGGTGCGTGCGTCGGCAGCGGGTGTCCCTGGCCGACGCGAGTTCAAAAGATCCACGGAGGAAGAGCGAGTGATGGCGGTCATCATGGCGCCCGTGTCCACGTTGGTCTCCCcgtcgtcgtcctcgtcctcctccagcAGTAGATGAGAGAGCGAACGGGTGATCGGGGTGCGCAGGGGTGAGTCGGAGGCGGGCTGGGGGGCGGGGCTGCTGCCTTGGGACGAGTAGCAAGAGCTGCCCGGAGGAGTGCTGCAGCAGCTACTTGACCCTTGGCTTCCCGGAAGCTTCTGCACAGAGATGTCACTGGCGGCTCTCACGCCTGCGGACACGTCACAGCCACTCACAACAAACCACATTGACTCATTTGCAGCCAATGTGCAGGCAttttatacagtgtatatagTACATATAAttaccataatttgaaacccgaacccttTTCTAAACCTGGTTAAACaggttcagttcagtttatttttgaaaggggacaatgcaatttcataaaacacatgaagtacacatggttaaaaaagccagaattagccagaaggctagttttcatctgtagtcccctggccatgatgtaaaaaagcattaaaatacatctacaagacaatataatacaggatacataatcaaactatactattaagagagaataaaaccataatttttttgatcataacaaaaagacaacataacatacttgtcttttagtgttggcagctataggtgttaactagccacattttcagtttttttgtgaaggccttgtatgttgtaagcagtttaacctcctcaggtactgagttccactcaccagcgctcctcactgaccaggctgacttactgaaagtgctcctgcgcagaggaatgagacagtcacctctgacagagcctcgagtgacacgctcagagctgtttctttggctgatgaactcagccagaggagctggggccaaatcatgcagtactttataaatcaaatttaaatctgcaaatatgtgaagacggtcccagtttaaaagactgtatttttttaaattgcacagtgatgatagtgccttggttttttatccatcactttaattacttgtttgtacaaaacttccaatggttttttttgcattctgaccagcctgggaccaactggttatgcaatagttaaagtgactaagaatcatcgaatgcaggtacatttttgcagcttcagttgacatttcattccgaattgcacgaaaatttgcgaggtttaatttgatatttttacacaatttgtcaatatgggctttaaaggacagctgtgaatcaattattaacccaagatatttgtattggctgacaatttgcattttttctccattaacaagtatgtcggggtcaggtgatactctatttgttttagtgagatacatgcctacagttttagaaacgtttagctgtagacagcactcctgcaaccaagttgtgacacaggacattgtattagtgagtttagcagcaacagtatctttggagcgaccatgaacaaagaaaactgtgtcgtctgcatacattacgcactctgcttcagagcaaacagtgggcaaatcgttgatataaagactaaataaaagggggcccaatattgatccctgagggactccagaggttagcctaagagactctgatctgcagttgttaactgatacagattgtgttcggtcatgcagatatgattcaatccagctcacagctttgcgagagaagttaaattttgagagcttggtaagaagaacagagtgatttactgtatcaaaagctttcctgaggtccaagaacaccgcccctacaactccacccttgtcgagagaagattttattttctcaatgaagaggcatgtagccatttcaggtTCAAAACAGGGTTCCGATTTTCTAAGTAGGGCTACAAAAAGGGGTTAgcgtttcaaaacagggttatggatttcaaggtagggttttaaagttctttgaaaccctaaccttgaaaTCCATAACCCTGTTTAGAAACCTTCCCAACTACCCTAAAAAACACAGATTtgatctatatatattttttttagacattcatatttttttttacaaatagaGCTGTGTGCAGTGGTGGGCAAACATGTGCTCGAGGGCCACATTTTTAAGACAAACCAAATCTTGTTcaaatgtgaatgtaaaattctcaattgtaattaaaaaaaaaactcatttggtGATTGATGTGAAAGTGGTGCTTCCTACCATGTCTGTGGCTTTGCCAGGCTGGCGGAGCTTGGAGGTTGCTGGGCGACAGGTTTTGGGTGTGTCCTCCACCCTTTAGCTGCGTCGCCAGAGTGGGGCAGGTCAGGGGGAATGCGCAGGTCAAAGGTGGCTTGGCTTGCGTCGGGGTTTTCACCTGCAGCGCAGAAGGAGGGAACGGACTACCGTTTGGAGTTTTTCAAGACAGATAATAGAGCAACTTGCAGAATGAACAAACACGCATCCATCATATGGCAGCTTTACGATCCTGTGATtgacacatgcacgcacgcacacatgaaAAGCGTGTTGCGTTCTGGAGATGTTGTCAGAGATGATGTCTCTGACAACACCGGGCCTTCACACGTCTACTTTATAgttttatgttgacagcacacTAGTTGGAAGTTGATGCTTTGAAATGTTAATGTTTGCACTGTAAAAAATATTAACTTCAAGATTAGGTACTCAAGCACAATCCAATGGCTCCAATACGAGATCCAAAGCAAATAGTTTGCCTTCATAAAATAACCAGAAAGGCATGGTTGTAGTTGACATGAATCCTGTCACACTAACAAAATGATTTCAGACTTTCTTGTCATTCCTCACTTTGTCACAAGTCACATTCCACCTGCAAATAACTCTACACCAAATGGGTTTGGCAAGCGCCACAATAGTGGAAAGTAGACGGCACAATTCATTAATTAGTTGCGCTACCAAATGGTACTAGTGCCACTGGTTGTACGCAGGCTCGGTGTAGTTGCAAGTGAAATAATCACggttttaaatgttcaaactgcatgttgGAGGGTCGtagcttttttatttaaatcaagAGCAGTACAGTTGTAGTTAACTTTTGAGTagaatacatttgcatgtaatcttatagaacagtttgttttcaaacatttatttaggtacaatttttttttttttactttcatgtGCAATTTGAATAATGTATGTACAGTTCTTTATTTTCCTACATTAAAGCACAGTGCTGACGTTCGAAGTGTGCATAACGTTACAGTGGctgacaataatattaaatattaatggAGAGCAATTATATAGCCCTTTAACTACACCATCACAGCGTCAAGTCGTGTCAtgataccaaaattctgacttcgatactatacctgcataaagtacctcCATGCCGGTACTGAAACGATACCAcggcaaaaatctaaaacatgaGTCAAAGCAGTGGaataaaaactgacaaaacaacttcaaatacttttatatttatttttatgaatccAAAACGTTATGATAAActtgaaaataatgtaataatggaATTAGCCTCTTTTtaacattagtcattttttaattaaatagatCAATGCCTGCATTATCACATATATATTCTATGACtaatatgtgtgtttgtatgtatataaaattgtacTATCTATatacagtcatgaaaaaaatattagaccattcttgtttcttcaatttcttgttcattatgATACCTGGTACCACTAAAGGGATTTTACCGGAAAAATACAAAAGcgtaattttattattaaatgtaagcgtttagagcgtctgcctcacagttctgaggaccgtggttcaatccccggccccgcctgtgtggagtttgtatgttctccccgtgcctgcgtgggttttctccgggcgctccggtttcctcccacatcccaaaaacatgcatgctaggttagtggaagactctaaattgcccgtaggtgtgaatgtgagtgcgaatggttgtttgtttgtatgtgccctgcgattggctggcgaccagttcaggatgtaccctgcctctcgcccgaaagtagctgagataggctccagcacgcccacaagccttgtgaggagaagtggctcagaaaatggatggatgagttatTTTcgttgtcatcattatatttgtccaaataaAGGTACCTTTAGTTGCAcctggcattaaaaatgaacaagaaactgaagaaacaacaaGGGGTCTAATATTTGGGCCAGGActatattatttctatttctatatttatatgCACTTTACTCATACTTAACACCgtgtatttcaagctttcaagcttttagtgtgcagtattcttgtatttgactgcatttgatttcacccattgtaaacaatacattgtgcACCCACTCAGTGCACTCAAAAAGTGGACCTCTTAGCTCCACTTGGATAATAAGTGGTTTTCTTTTTGCCTTCGGTGGAGTTTTATTTGTCTCGAACGCCCCGATTTCCGGAGTGGTCTCCGACGACGTGTCTAGCCTGTATCCGAGTTGGAGCGCTCCAAAGCTGGGCTTCTGTGCGGCGCGTACCCACGCTGAGTTGTCTCATGCTATCGATCTCCTGCTGGGTTTTTTTGGACACTGGCCTTTAAGACACCGTATGGAATGAGTGCTGTCccctatttttttaaactactggtaataaaaaaaaaaaaaaaaactggtactGTGCCATTTTAAATACCTCGGTACGGTACTGGTATCCGTCAACAACACTAGCAAcgaacaagaacaacaaaacgaacaagcgctttacaaagcttCACAATAATCCATTCATGCAACATTGAGCGGCTGTTGCCATCCAAGGTACTGCCAGACCCAGtgggagcaatttagggttaaatggcttgcccaaggacacttcaacagcggacagttggagccgggattcgaaccaccaACCCTTGAGTGAGTGAATGACATAtctacatctatccatccatccattttctgtaccgcttctcctcacaaggctcgcgggcgtgctggagcccatctcagctatcttcgggcgagaggcagggtacaccctgaactggtcgccagccaatcgcagggcacatagaaacaaacaaccattcgcactcacattcacacctatgggcaatttagagtcttcaatcaaccaaccatgcatgtttttgggatgtgagaggaaaccggagtacccggagaaaagccacgcaggcacagggagaacatgcaaagtccacacagtcAGGGCCGGGCCCACCATATCTACATCTATACatctataaataaatatgaatatactttttaggaatataaCCTGtgcctttgtttttaatgaactcTAATACTACTAATAGtactaattaaaaacaaataaaaagaatgttgttttgttttccaaatatGCTCAAATATGACTTAAGCAACAATGCTGTAAGGCCCGTTGTGTAATTTCTTTTGTCCCTctattgatttgttttattagCACAAATTTGAGATTGTTTAGTTGTCCTTGAGCACAGTAGCCTTGTGGTTAACATGACTGCTCAAAGGGTTCTGGGTTTAAATCTTGGCTCGGGCcctcccgtgtggagtttgcatgttctctttaaattgtccacaggtgagAATGTGTGTAAATGGGTCGCTGTGTCATAATTAAATTGTGAGGTCAATGTGATGATGATAGAAGTTCTAGTGACTTCTAGTAGTCGCCTACCTGAAATAGAACTTTGTTTCCATCCAGGTCTTCGGTCTGCCAGCGAGAGGTGCTGATGGGTGTACAAGGGTTGGGCAGCAGAGGGACCAACTGGCCGATTTCCTCCACACTGAATTGCAGCACAGCAGAGTTACACGCCTCTACGCGGACCCCTGCTGACACTTGCTTTAACGCGAGCTGCAGGCAAAGGCCCGGCTCTACACGGAGGGAAAAAAGCACAAAGTTTACAATCCACGGGGCCAAGTCCGAGTGGATGTAGTTAGAAAGGTGAAGAATGTGGAGGCTTGCCCGTGTGGAGGGTGAACCAGCAGAAGCCCGTCTTCTGCTCCTCCGCCTGCTGCTGCAGCACCGTCTCATAGAAGCGCACGGCGTCCTCGTAGTTGTCGTAGCCGCTGTACAGCGTCACGCGCAGGATCTCCCCCCCGCAGTGCACCGGTCGGACGCCCCACACGGGCATCCCCGCGCCCAGGCTGTAGAAGTCTCGACTGGGCAGGAGGTAGGGGCGCAGCAAGGCGTTCACGGTGGAGCCGCTGGAGGAAATGTGGACCCCGGCTGATTTACCGCCACAGTTTTCTGTGTGGTGGTACTGCCAGGGCGGCCGCTGGAAGAAGTCCAGAACTTTGAGGATCCGCTCTTCTCCATAAGCCTCATGGAGAAAGAAAGTGATGGCCAGAGAAGGGGAGCCTGGAAAATAACATGTTATGTCACTTATAAGAGAAGATATTTGTGTGATGGAAAATGGTAAGAAACATTTACAGGACAGAAGATATGgtgaataatgaaaacaaatattgtacactaaagagcatccattttctgtcgcgctagGGTCGCAAGTGAGGTGGagtcttggggcgagaggcaggcACACCCTGGAAACACCCGCGACCGTAACGAGGACAAGCAGTAGAAAACAATGGAAGGATGGACAACCAATTACagtatacaacaacaaaaaccctaAATggaatgtaccgtaatttctcgtgtataatgcgcatccccccccccccccaaaatgtcaaaagtcaatagtgcgctttatacataggtataggggcaaatggaaaaaacattcacattttataaatgtatactgCCACacagtggttatgaaaaagctgtagactttcattccaaaatgccaccaccacctagaggttatgagaaaggcgtacactttcattctaatatgacaggggtacgtatgactgcatgtatgtacagttgtgctcataagtttacataccctggcagaatttgtgaaatgtttattattatttattttttttataaatatgactaatgactgaacaacaaccatcatttatttctttatggttacgttttgtttaatgataatacttttctggaatgcttgaccgtttaattttaatcccattaaaataaaattaaatgtatttcgcctggtccttcatgttttctttaaaaaaatttacccatcttacaaattctgcctggctaatcaaacatataagcacaactgtgtatTATCTTtaatttactaaaaaaaaagtagggctgtgaatttcaaaataataagtaaataaataaaaaaaggattaagtgttcaaaccaagtgtataaaaaaaaaactaacaaaatacagataatacttcatgttttgaccatatgggtagaagcaaaaacatgcattgtaaaaatgtattatacataggttaggttttccagaattttgaggtcaactttgggggtgcgtattatacatgggtgcacattatacacggtATACAAATTACGGTAAGTAGCCCTAATTATGTCATTGATAATGCTGTACTACTTACATTTTGACTATGTTATATAATGCCTACAGTGAGAGTGCATTAAAACAAGAATGCCAGAGGCAGAGGTGTCTTTAAAGATTTTTGTCCCAGGAGCTCAGGACAGCACCTACCGGCCACCGGACAGAGACGAGCGAAGCCTCTGTGAGGAGAAGCCCTCTCCGACACGTGGAAGACGTGGAGGCTCGGGCAGAGCCAGCGCAGCAGACGGTCCAGGCTGTGCTGCAGCAGCAGAGAGTCTCCGGGGTTTGCCAGCAGGTGCAAGTTGAGAACTAAGAGACGCTGCCGGTGCTGCTCGCGGGTGCGCCGGCTCATGAGCTCAgctaatgaaagaaaaattcaaACATGAGTCAGTAGGAtttcaatgcaaatacaaaacaatgtaGTTTTTCTTTCAACATTGGTTCTTAACTGGTCGGGTTAGGACCTGAAAGTGGGTTGTGGATCCACTGTGTTTCTAACAAAATTTGACAGGAATGCTTCAGAAATGGcgggcacagtgggcgactggttagagtgtcttcctcacagttctgaggtccggggttcaatccccggccccgactgtgtagcgtttgcatgttctccccgtgcctgcgtgggttttctccgggcactccggtttcctcccacatcccaaaaacatgcttggtaggttaattgaagactctaagttgcccgtaggtatgaatgtgagtgaaaatggttgtttgtttatatgtgccctgcgattggctgataaAGTTTTGATAAAGCTTTTGAATTGGCTCTTATTAGCTGGTGGtgccggtgtacctaataacGTGTCCAGTGCGCATACATGCTTCTTTGATTAACACTGTCAGAGAAGTATTAATTGAACAATGTTGATTATTGTAGTTACAGTTTGCTGTGGTGTACGACTGCTAAATGTTAAATTGAAtgcatttctttctttgtaCAAGCAGAATGTTGATACAGTGCTCATGATATTGGATGTCATGATATGTGCAGGTGTACATAATGACCATTGGCCATTCAGCTGAATAATGACAATCTGCTTGTATACATGTGAACCAGGGCGTGCAGAGACCTTTAGATGGGCAGGTGCTCAAAGTTGAAAGTGGGGCACATAGAACAAGAAAACTGCA of the Phyllopteryx taeniolatus isolate TA_2022b chromosome 8, UOR_Ptae_1.2, whole genome shotgun sequence genome contains:
- the LOC133481845 gene encoding protein FAM124B isoform X1 translates to MSVTLDPFFHMTTLEELCRHSTNQVQLSTTFCFQVQSDSSRMSTSAAELMSRRTREQHRQRLLVLNLHLLANPGDSLLLQHSLDRLLRWLCPSLHVFHVSERASPHRGFARLCPVAGSPSLAITFFLHEAYGEERILKVLDFFQRPPWQYHHTENCGGKSAGVHISSSGSTVNALLRPYLLPSRDFYSLGAGMPVWGVRPVHCGGEILRVTLYSGYDNYEDAVRFYETVLQQQAEEQKTGFCWFTLHTEPGLCLQLALKQVSAGVRVEACNSAVLQFSVEEIGQLVPLLPNPCTPISTSRWQTEDLDGNKVLFQVKTPTQAKPPLTCAFPLTCPTLATQLKGGGHTQNLSPSNLQAPPAWQSHRHGVRAASDISVQKLPGSQGSSSCCSTPPGSSCYSSQGSSPAPQPASDSPLRTPITRSLSHLLLEEDEDDDGETNVDTGAMMTAITRSSSVDLLNSRRPGTPAADARTPSSLSLARSDDTRTHPDCARFPLRRGWRHRHGAFFQAAVITRKCRGAGR
- the LOC133481845 gene encoding protein FAM124B isoform X2; translation: MSTSAAELMSRRTREQHRQRLLVLNLHLLANPGDSLLLQHSLDRLLRWLCPSLHVFHVSERASPHRGFARLCPVAGSPSLAITFFLHEAYGEERILKVLDFFQRPPWQYHHTENCGGKSAGVHISSSGSTVNALLRPYLLPSRDFYSLGAGMPVWGVRPVHCGGEILRVTLYSGYDNYEDAVRFYETVLQQQAEEQKTGFCWFTLHTEPGLCLQLALKQVSAGVRVEACNSAVLQFSVEEIGQLVPLLPNPCTPISTSRWQTEDLDGNKVLFQVKTPTQAKPPLTCAFPLTCPTLATQLKGGGHTQNLSPSNLQAPPAWQSHRHGVRAASDISVQKLPGSQGSSSCCSTPPGSSCYSSQGSSPAPQPASDSPLRTPITRSLSHLLLEEDEDDDGETNVDTGAMMTAITRSSSVDLLNSRRPGTPAADARTPSSLSLARSDDTRTHPDCARFPLRRGWRHRHGAFFQAAVITRKCRGAGR
- the LOC133481845 gene encoding protein FAM124B isoform X3, which translates into the protein MSVTLDPFFHMTTLEELCRHSTNQVQLSTTFCFQVQSDSSRMSTSAAELMSRRTREQHRQRLLVLNLHLLANPGDSLLLQHSLDRLLRWLCPSLHVFHVSERASPHRGFARLCPVAGSPSLAITFFLHEAYGEERILKVLDFFQRPPWQYHHTENCGGKSAGVHISSSGSTVNALLRPYLLPSRDFYSLGAGMPVWGVRPVHCGGEILRVTLYSGYDNYEDAVRFYETVLQQQAEEQKTGFCWFTLHTEPGLCLQLALKQVSAGVRVEACNSAVLQFSVEEIGQLVPLLPNPCTPISTSRWQTEDLDGNKVLFQVKTPTQAKPPLTCAFPLTCPTLATQLKGGGHTQNLSPSNLQAPPAWQSHRHGALSVSQPGQ